In one Epinephelus lanceolatus isolate andai-2023 chromosome 19, ASM4190304v1, whole genome shotgun sequence genomic region, the following are encoded:
- the LOC117269311 gene encoding actinia tenebrosa protease inhibitors-like, which produces MEKTAILFSVLLLGWTWTLQGVAADDDQVKTTESTVVPADAEGATVNTTVHDATEHSTTLNNATDAALIRALFNATDICNAPPERGQCMAFFKYYFYNSISMSCEIFTYGGCGGNRNNFKNKKECMQSCHPEEVCNAPPETGPCKAHTEHYFYNSISKSCEKFVYGGCLGNHNNFKDERECMQRCHPEEVCNAPPETGPCKAHIEHYFYNSTSKSCEKFVYGGCLGNQNNFKDETECMQRCHPEEICVKAPETGPCKAYIERYFYNSTSKSCEKFVYGGCLGNRNNFKDEKACMQRCHTKGMAVLGAEEGEEREETEDGEEGEEGEEVCNAPPETGPCKAHTEHYFYNSTSKSCGKFVYGGCLSNHNNFKDETE; this is translated from the exons ATGGAGAAAACAGCGATTCTGTTTTCTGTGCTGCTCCTGGGGTGGACCTGGACCCTCCAGGGGGTCGCTGCTGATGATGATCAG GTGAAGACCACTGAGAGTACTGTGGTGCCTGCAGACGCTGAGGGTGCTACTGTTAATACAACTGTGCACGATGCAACTGAACACAGTACAACTCTAAACAATGCAACCGATGCAGCTCTTATCAGGGCTCTGTTCAATGCAACAG ACATCTGTAACGCACCACCTGAAAGAGGTCAGTGTATGGCATTTTTTAAGTATTACTTCTACAACTCCATCTCAATGAGCTGTGAGATATTCACCTATGGAGGGTGTGGGGGCAACCGGAACaactttaaaaacaagaaagagtGTATGCAGAGTTGTCATCCTGAAG AGGTCTGTAACGCACCACCTGAAACAGGCCCATGTAAGGCACACACTGAGCATTACTTCTACAACTCCATCTCAAAGAGCTGTGAGAAATTCGTCTATGGAGGGTGTTTGGGCAACCACAACAACTTTAAAGATGAAAGAGAGTGTATGCAGAGATGTCACCCTGAAG AGGTCTGTAACGCACCACCTGAAACAGGCCCATGTAAGGCACACATTGAGCATTACTTCTACAACTCCACCTCAAAGAGCTGTGAGAAATTCGTCTATGGAGGGTGTTTGGGCAACCAGAACAACTTTAAAGATGAGACAGAGTGTATGCAGAGATGTCACCCTGAAG aGATCTGTGTCAAAGCACCTGAAACAGGCCCATGTAAGGCATATATTGAGCGTTACTTCTACAACTCCACCTCAAAGAGCTGTGAGAAATTCGTCTATGGAGGGTGTTTGGGCAACCGGAACAACTTTAAAGATGAGAAAGCGTGTATGCAGAGATGTCACACTAAAG GAATGGCAGTACTTGGAGCAGAGGAgggtgaggagagagaggagacagaggatggagaggagggagaggagggagaggag GTCTGTAACGCACCACCTGAAACAGGCCCATGTAAGGCACACACTGAGCATTACTTCTACAACTCCACCTCAAAGAGCTGTGGGAAATTCGTCTATGGAGGGTGTTTGAGCAACCACAACAACTTTAAAGATGAGACAGAGT AA